Within Chitinivibrionales bacterium, the genomic segment CCCCCACGATCATCCCTGTTATCAGATCGCCGGTAATATCCTTATGGATTACAAATTTGAAAAGAAGCCAGGTTGCAATAAATGTACCGGTTGCCAACCATTCGCCAAAACCCATAAGGGAGACATTCGCCAGAACATAGATCCCAAGGACGGTAAAAAAGAGAATACCAAAGATCCTTTTAGCGGTCATCGTCCTTCTCCTTTGCGAACCTTGTTAAAAACAGATGAAAAATCATCACCACAAAAATCGGGGGGAACAAATAATAAATCAGCGGCTCTTCAATGGGAATACTCCATATCTCGAATCCCAGAATGGCGTTTTTGTTATACACCCAGTGACCGATCATTACCGAATTGTGCTCTACAAACAGAAGAGTAAACTCAAAGAGCGCCACCAGACACAAGCTTGATTTCCAGCACATGTTTTTTACATGTTTGCGCATGAATACGATAAGAATTATAAAGGGGATAGAAATAATCATCCACCAGGGGCGCTTTATTCCCCGTGTATAGGTTGGTTTACTGTCGATATCGGTTGTGACAGGATAAGTATGATCGCCGTCAGTATGATCATCCGGCATAAACTGCCTCCTTCAACACATTAAACGAGAGGTGGTACATGTTCTCGACTAGGTGCCTGATACCCTTGAAGGTTTAAAAATATTGCGAAAGTAGAGGTATACCATCAGACAAAAGGGTGTCGCTCCGAACCAGAAAAGAAATTCTTCTATCGGCGCACCCCAGATTTTTATTCCCCAGAGCTTATGAATATCCTCATGAAAGCCCCAGATATCGAGATATAAACAGAGATATTCGAAAAGGAAAGTCACCGGAATCATTATCAATGTAGTAGCCCAGAATGCTTTTTGCCGGGCAGAAGATATCTTTTTGCCAAGGGACATAGAAACATAGAGGAGTATGGCCGGTATCCAGAACAGAATAATAACCGACCAGCCGTAATTGGTATTGAAAAGCTTAATCGGCACAAAAATAAAGAGGATCGCATAAATAAAAGGAATGATCACGGCTCCGATTTTACTCATTCACCCTCCTCCTTACATTCATTATTTTTCCCACTCTTGTCCAAAATAGAACGCTGATTACGCTGATCATGCCGGCATTCGCTAATCAGAAAACTGAATATTTTAAAAAATCAGCGATAATCGGCCAAATTGGCGTCATCGGCGTTCAACAATCAAGATAATTGTATAACGTAAACTTCGATTCATTACGAAAAAAAATCGGACCATATTCACTGCGATGTCGGTTATTTTCGATATTTCAATTTATTTTGGACAGCACTGATTTTTTCCAGTAAATCATTATGGACAATTCCATTTGTGGTATAGTAACCGGTATTTCATGTTTCAAACACGTTGTTCTCCCCACCGGCCTTGTTAACAGACTACAATATAATCATTGAACACAACAAAAGAAAAACTGGCGGGGATAGGGCCGTTTTCTCAATTTTTCTCCACCATACCGGCTCTAACGA encodes:
- a CDS encoding lycopene cyclase domain-containing protein — protein: MSKIGAVIIPFIYAILFIFVPIKLFNTNYGWSVIILFWIPAILLYVSMSLGKKISSARQKAFWATTLIMIPVTFLFEYLCLYLDIWGFHEDIHKLWGIKIWGAPIEEFLFWFGATPFCLMVYLYFRNIFKPSRVSGT